From the genome of Oscillospiraceae bacterium:
CTTTCAGACTTTCAAGCTGTGCTTCTGTAGCGGTATTTAAGTGAATCTTGCCGTTATACGCACTGCTGAGTGGTGTAGAAGAAACGTCTGTCGTGATGACAGCAGCCGGGTCGCTGATGGGCGGCTCATACAGTACAGTATAGCCAATACACAAGGCCAGCAGAACAGCTGCAATACCGATTAAAATGCGAATATGCACTTTTTCTTCGTCCATATTTTATCCCCATATGATGCCGGCAGCGCTCGCTGCCGGCTCTTTTATGCCTGCAGTTTCTTTAAGAAATCGGTAAAATACGCGGGCAGCGGGCTGGAAAACTCCAGATACTCACCTGTACGCGGATGCACAAAGCCGATGACCCGTGCATGCAGGCACTGCCCCTGCAAACCCGCTGCCGGCTTTTTGGGTCCATAGACCGGATCGCCGGCCACGGGGTGGCCAATGTAAGCCATGTGTACACGAATTTGGTGCGTACGGCCGGTCTCCAGTTTCAGCCGGATATGCGTAAAGCCTTTGTAGTGCGCAAGGACCTGGTAATGCGTCACCGCGCGGCGGCCGTTTAAAACGACTGCCATTTTTTTGCGGTCAGAGGGGCAGCGGCCGATGGGTTCATCGATGGTACCACACTCTTTTTTTACATTTCCGTGTACGACTGCTTCATAAATGCGCGTAAAGCTGTGCACTCGAATCTGTTCTGCCAATTTTTTATGGGCTTCATCGGTTTTAGCGACAATCAGTAGGCCGCTGGTATCTTTATCAATCCGGTGTACAATGCCGGGACGAATGACGCCGTTGATGCCGGAAAGAGAATCGCCACAGTGGGCCAGTAGCGCATTGACCAGCGTACCAGTATAGTGGCCGGGCGCCGGGTGCACTACCATTCCTTTCGGCTTATTGACGACCAGCAGACTGCTGTCTTCGTAAACAATATCGAGCGGAATTGCCTCAGGCAGAACGTCCAATTTCTGCGGGTCTGGAATCAGGGCGTCAATCTGCTCGTCTGCAGTTACCCGAAAACTTTTGAGCAGCGGTTTTCCGCCGCGCGTCACACAGCCTTCTTCAATATATTTTTCCGCCAGGGAACGGGTTAGGTCAATTCCCTGCTGACTTAAAAATTTATCTAGGCGAAGCCCACTCTCTTCCTCTTTTACTGTAAAAGAATACGCTTTAGGCATTGGATTCTTTCGCCCCTTCTTCTGGTTTGTCTTCTAAAAACAGACTGAGAATCAGCAGCGCAACGCCGACAACAACACAGATATCTGCAAAATTAAAAATGAACGGGAAAAAGTGAAAATGAATGTAGTCGACAACATAGCCGCGCGCAAAACGATCAATGATATTCCCAACGCCGCCACCCAAAATCAGCGTAAAAGAAACCCGTAAAAGTCTGCTCTTTGCACGGTAATGAAAAATGGCATAAACAATGAAAACGCAGATGATTGACGTAATTGCCGCAATCACCCACTGCCTATTCTGCAAAATGCCAAATGCGGCGCCGCGGTTCTCTAAATACCGCAGTGAAAGGAAATGCGGAATCAGTGTCACACTGCCGACTGGCAGCAGATACCGAAGGACGAGCAGCTTCAGCAGCTGGTCAGCAGCCACCAGAGCGGCCGCAAGCAGCAAAGAAAGGATTGGCATAACGATAAATTCCTCCCCATTAACAAAAAGCGGAGCGGCTTAGCCGCCCCGCTTCTATTGATTATTTTTTACGAAAGCACATGTGCGCAGCGCTCACAGACATCCGAATGCGCAGCATCTTTGCCAACGGTGTCACTGTACATCCAGCAGCGGGCACATTTTTTGCCCTCAGCATGTGAAACGGTGACAGAGAAGTCTGGCAAAGCCACATCGGTAAAGGTGCCGGTACCTTCCTTTTGCACTTCAACATCTGACACAATAAAGACTGCGGTCAGCTGCGGCAGCACGCTCTGTACAAATTCATACAAATCACCTGTGCAGAAAAGTTCTACCTTTGCATCTAATGAAGAACCAATTACCTTTTGTTTGCGGGCCTGTTCCAAAGCTTTCTTCACATCGTCACGCACGGCGTGGATACGGTCCCAGCGGGCCACAAAAGCATCGTCCACCTGTACGCCGGTCGCTTTGGGGAACTCATTGAGCATAACAGAAGCAGCATCTTCGTCTTTTGTATGCTGCATCGCAAGCCAGATTTCTTCGCTGGTATAGGCAAGAATTGGCGCAATCAAGCGGGTAATACCGCTCAAAATTGTAAACATCACGGTCTGCGCCGCGCGGCGGGTCGGGCTGTCTGCTTTTTCGGTATACAGGCGGTCCTTTGCGACATCCAGATAGAAGTTGCTCATATCAACGACACAGAAATTGTGAATTGCATGGTAGGCATTGTGGAACTCCAAAGAGCTGTAGCCTTCCTCAACTTCTGCAATCAGTTTATCAAATTGATACAATGCCCAGCGGTCGATTTCCTGCAGGTTGTCCTGCCCGACAGCATCTTTATCCGGGTCAAAATCATGCAGGTTGCCCAGCATAAAGCGCGCCGTATTGCGAATTTTGCGGTATGCGTCAGACAGCTGCTTCAGGATTTCCCGGGAAATGCGGATATCCGCATGATAATCAGAAGAAGCAACCCACAGACGCAGAATATCAGCGCCGTATTTATCGATAATCTCCTGCGGAGCAATGCCATTGCCCAAAGATTTGCTCATTTTGCGGCCTTCACCGTCAACAACCCAGCCATGGGTGCAGACAGCCTTATACGGGGCTTGTCCGCGCCACGCGGTACTGGTCAGCAAACTGGACTGGAACCAGCCGCGGTACTGATCGGCACCCTCCAAGTAAAGGTCAGCAGGCCAATGCAGTTCCGGACGCTGGTCAGCTACAGCAGCGTGGGAAACGCCGGAGTCAAACCAGACATCCATAATGTCGTGTTCTTTGGTAAATTCTGTGCAGCCGCATTTTTTGCACACGGTGCCTGTCGGCAGAATCTCTTTTGCATCGGTCGTATACCAAGCATCACTGCCCTTTTCCGCAAACAGCTTAGAGACATTCTGCATTGCTTCTTTGCTCATCAGTGGTTCACCGCAATCTTTGCAGTAAAAGATCGGAATCGGCACACCCCAGCGGCGCTGACGCGAAATGCACCAGTCGTTGCGCTCGCGGACCATGGAAGTAATGCGATCGCGGCCCCATGCGGGAATCCACTTGACTTGGTTGATTTCTTCCACAGCCTTATCTTTAATTGCATCTACTGAACAGAACCACTGCTCAGTTGCACGGAACAAAATTGGCTTTTTGCAGCGCCAGCAGTGCGGGTACTGATGGATAATTTTTTTCTGTGCAAACATTGCGCCGATTTCCGTCAAATATGCAGCGATCTCTTTGTTTGCCTGCTGGGTTGTCATGCCGGCAAAGCGCTCGCCTGCTTCTGCTGTCATGCGGCCGTTTGCATCTACCGGCACGATAATCGGCAGCTCCGGGTAATGGTCATGGCAAACATTATAGTCATCGACGCCGTGGCCCGGTGCTGTATGCACGCAGCCGGTGCCGCTGTCCAGTGTAACATGGTCGCCGATAATAACCAAAGACTGGCGGTCGAGGAATGGATGCTGGGCTTTCATGTATTCACAGTCTTTGCCCTTAAAAACAGCAATGACGGAATAGTCGGTCTTGCCAGCTTCTTTCATGACAGATTCATAGAGTGCACTTGCCATGATATAGTACTCATTGCCGCACTTAATCAGAGAGTACTCGAAGTCCGGCCCAAGGCAGATCGCTTCATTTGCAGGAATTGTCCATGTTGTAGTGGTCCAGATAACGAAATAGGTGTGTGCAAGGTCAGCACCCTTAGAGGCAAAGAAGCCTCCCTTATCATCTGTTACACGAAACTTGACATAGATAGAATCGCAGGGATCTTCCTGGTACTCAATTTCCGCTTCTGCCAAAGCAGTCTTGCAATCCGGGCACCAATAAACAGGCTTGAGTCCCTTATAAA
Proteins encoded in this window:
- a CDS encoding helix-hairpin-helix domain-containing protein; this encodes MDEEKVHIRILIGIAAVLLALCIGYTVLYEPPISDPAAVITTDVSSTPLSSAYNGKIHLNTATEAQLESLKGVGSALAERILSYRKAHGSFHSVAELKNIKGVGNKLYAQLKDQVDL
- a CDS encoding RluA family pseudouridine synthase, which produces MPKAYSFTVKEEESGLRLDKFLSQQGIDLTRSLAEKYIEEGCVTRGGKPLLKSFRVTADEQIDALIPDPQKLDVLPEAIPLDIVYEDSSLLVVNKPKGMVVHPAPGHYTGTLVNALLAHCGDSLSGINGVIRPGIVHRIDKDTSGLLIVAKTDEAHKKLAEQIRVHSFTRIYEAVVHGNVKKECGTIDEPIGRCPSDRKKMAVVLNGRRAVTHYQVLAHYKGFTHIRLKLETGRTHQIRVHMAYIGHPVAGDPVYGPKKPAAGLQGQCLHARVIGFVHPRTGEYLEFSSPLPAYFTDFLKKLQA
- the lspA gene encoding signal peptidase II encodes the protein MPILSLLLAAALVAADQLLKLLVLRYLLPVGSVTLIPHFLSLRYLENRGAAFGILQNRQWVIAAITSIICVFIVYAIFHYRAKSRLLRVSFTLILGGGVGNIIDRFARGYVVDYIHFHFFPFIFNFADICVVVGVALLILSLFLEDKPEEGAKESNA
- the ileS gene encoding isoleucine--tRNA ligase; translated protein: MDYKSTLNLPKTDFPMQAHLPKREPETLSAWEKEDLYGQVMKKNEGKPVYVLHDGPPYANGDIHLGTALNKVLKDIIVRSKNMSGYQAPYVPGWDTHGLPTELKARKKAGVKNSDTISDIELRKICREFALSYIDGQRNEFKRLGGLGDWDHPYITLTHDYEAKQIEIFSNMCEKGLIYKGLKPVYWCPDCKTALAEAEIEYQEDPCDSIYVKFRVTDDKGGFFASKGADLAHTYFVIWTTTTWTIPANEAICLGPDFEYSLIKCGNEYYIMASALYESVMKEAGKTDYSVIAVFKGKDCEYMKAQHPFLDRQSLVIIGDHVTLDSGTGCVHTAPGHGVDDYNVCHDHYPELPIIVPVDANGRMTAEAGERFAGMTTQQANKEIAAYLTEIGAMFAQKKIIHQYPHCWRCKKPILFRATEQWFCSVDAIKDKAVEEINQVKWIPAWGRDRITSMVRERNDWCISRQRRWGVPIPIFYCKDCGEPLMSKEAMQNVSKLFAEKGSDAWYTTDAKEILPTGTVCKKCGCTEFTKEHDIMDVWFDSGVSHAAVADQRPELHWPADLYLEGADQYRGWFQSSLLTSTAWRGQAPYKAVCTHGWVVDGEGRKMSKSLGNGIAPQEIIDKYGADILRLWVASSDYHADIRISREILKQLSDAYRKIRNTARFMLGNLHDFDPDKDAVGQDNLQEIDRWALYQFDKLIAEVEEGYSSLEFHNAYHAIHNFCVVDMSNFYLDVAKDRLYTEKADSPTRRAAQTVMFTILSGITRLIAPILAYTSEEIWLAMQHTKDEDAASVMLNEFPKATGVQVDDAFVARWDRIHAVRDDVKKALEQARKQKVIGSSLDAKVELFCTGDLYEFVQSVLPQLTAVFIVSDVEVQKEGTGTFTDVALPDFSVTVSHAEGKKCARCWMYSDTVGKDAAHSDVCERCAHVLS